The genomic segment gattgatgattggatctaattggggcttcccattgctttcaatgggacgaaaattgtataaaaaccctgggccgatcacactgagaccaccacaatcaagcttggcagagctacgtggtccatcctttgcagatctctacagaacagtccttctcttttgttcacgctactcttccttataataggaggtaagcatattaatggtattattgtatctcgcatttattggttatattgctatgaggttttgaaacaatgttttagtattaagagtgttatattgaatgtgctaaaacatagcagtgggtgcttgtaggctttgtgcttaaccagcctgagggctgcactgaatacatataattgtattatgttattgaagtattaaatgctgaagcttgtaataaacttaggattgctaattattgttacatgttttcgggttttggtagtatgcgtaaactactaaaccaatattaaaggcattttaataaaacgaaggagcgctgatgtggctctgattcgtaaaactttgaataaatgagtctgagtgattttcttgattaaataaaaaggttttaaggacacaccgctcgtccagtgctcgaacataaaccactaggagttttaaacatctctgtcctccttaacgtctcccctgagttaagagtgtgtgcagagcgaataatataataaaagagaacgtgaaaagtgaaaacgtgacactTCAGCGCCGTCAGGTGAGCTTGATGAAAGAGTAAAGAGTCCAGAAATACATGGGTTTAAACAGAAGGCAAAACCAGCCCCCCTCCTTCCCCCAGCCGAACCCCGACACCTTATGTGTGGGAACTTGTCTCTGTCGGGTGTGATCGTGTTTTTAACATCTATGCCCAAATCCGCTCTATATCGGGGAAATAGCACCTTGAAAACCAGAATCTTCCAGCCGAGTTCAAAGGGTACTATGGACTTCAAAGTGACCAGATCTTATCCTGTTTCCCCAGATAGACGTCCTTTTTGCGGAGTGTGAGATTACAGGGGGAGAGATAATTAAGAATTTATTCCTTCTTACTGTAACAAGAGAATTGTAAAATGGTcacaattaatacaatatttaaaatcttaCAATGTGTTTGGGAGTTGGTGTTGGAATTTTGACAAACAGTGTAGTGAAGGCGAAAGCACAGCCTACACGtggttattcttttgtttaaaccttttattttggctctcgggctgtgtttttgtttaataacatGTGCAACAGCACTTTAAAACTACAGCTTTCTGTCTGTGGGTCTAATTCCTGACGGTAACCAGCCTGGaccgtgatgctaccctgtcacagcaaGAAAAGAAATCACTGAATTATTTCTAAATTTGGTAACTCACTAAGGAGGTAAATAACAAGGGAACACTGAACTGAGGATCAATATCATCTGACAATATATAGTTAAAATGTGAACCATTTGATCCAGAAATCTGGTAAATAACTCAACTCTAAGCTACCAAAAGAGAAAATCTCAAAGATAGGATAGAGATCAATACAATTCAAACTTTGCATTTGGCCTTGTTCCTAGCTTTACCACTACGGGGGAAAAAAATTGATTCAAATAATAAATCACACACGAGAATCACGGTTTAGGATTTCTTGTAAGAAACACCAGAGGTTTGACATATAACTTTATGGATTAAAAGTCATCACCTCATTTCCTCAAAGTGCATAAGTTTCATATTgccaattcattttaaaacaaatacacagataCTCTATAGGTCAGAGTCTGGTGATAAGCCATTTGTCTTTTCTCAGTAGTTCTtgcagaggagagtgatagacAATTTTAGTATAAATGACTACCGGGGTCTTCAGTTTGATGTAACACATGTTCACCAAAATAACAAACCAGTCCCATATCACATAATCAACTCCCAATGGAACAATAATCAGATAATCACTAAAACACCAACTAAGCTATTCTAGTTACCTTTGCCCCATTCCCAAATTGATGCATTCCTCATCCAGAAAATGTACTGTCATGCTTTTGTGGGCGTGGACACAATAAAAAAAGGCAGTAAGTGAACCATACAAACTTGAAAAGTAGGTAAGAATCATTTTTCATGTCGTTGGGGTTGGGTGTATTGGTTTCATGCTGTACAGTAAAttacaatttattaaaatatattttatattgatgGAATTTCTCAGCTCAGGGGTTcattgttttgaaaattggtgaaTAACTGTTTTGAAAATTTAACACCAGAGAGCCCCTATCAAGCCACCCAAACTTATTCtgaaatgcaaatatatacagtaactgtCTGGCACTGAATTCTTTGCTGCTGGTGTCTACCTGTTTTGCAGCCACACTATGTGAACCTATCGGCTTTAAAACCAGTGAAGGAATCTGTTTAAGTCAGGACTCCCTTCATGTAGTGAACTAtgcacattatttattatttattaaccatTTCAAATCTTTAATTTCCATATGtattatatacatattcatttattgttttttttaaatttccataTTTTTCATTTCTGAACGTCCTGCAGTCATCTACAATAAGGAGCTTCATAATTGGTGGATGAAGTAGTGACGTTTCTAATGTCATCATTTTTCTCTATCTGACTCGCTCATCAAAAGAAAATTAATACTGAAAACaatgaattagtgaagggcccttATACACTGAAGTACAGCTGTGAATTAACATCAGCTATTCCCTATATAATTTGTTAGAAAGTGTCTTAGGTGAACTGAACTATGAAGCAATTCATAAGACACTCTCAAGTGGATTTACTACAGGTTTACGTACCAGGATTCCATGGCAATGCTGCAATGGGAGTGGATATACTGCCTTTTTAAAGGTGGGTTCTGGTGAAGGAGACTAGAATTTGTGAATCTCAGAAGGAACTTCAAGACCTGTGTACACCAGGTAAGACATTTTATAATATCACACATATTTCTGTGTATTGAGGTAATGATGACTAAACAtattcttacctctcattagcttAACAACTTTCTCTTAATGTTTTGATGTTGACATTgtgttttccagactttatttacaCTTTGATTGAGATTCAAGCCTGTTTATCTGCCATAATGCTGACTATTTGGTGGCATGATTTACTCTCTCCATTCATTTACTGTGTTATTAGGGACTAGGTCTCTACCTGACCGCTTTTCTAGAAGCAGCACAGAACACGGGTTTAATGTTTAGATGGAATCCAATTATTTGTAATGCAGAAAGTTAACATAGCATGGTGGTAGGAGAAAATGACTTCAGAGTCAAACttataaaaatattattcttaataataataataataataataataataataataataataataataataataataataatgtttgaaaaaaagacaaaaggaaACACTGGGGCATACTTGAATCGGTTTATGCTAAGTTACTGCCTCTAAAAAAGCATGGCATGGCATATCTGGTTTCAAGGATTCTGCATGCTTACTATTCATGCTGTAATTAAATTTCTGTGTATGACGTAAACTGAGTGTGTACATCCATGCTCAGGTAAAGGGCAATACAGTGTGATAAAGTGTTACTCTAGTCTTTAATAAACTCCAATTTTTTTATGGAGAATATTCCATGTAAGTGATTTAAAGAGCTGTTGGCATATTTACAACAAACAGCAGTAATTGTAAAGAATGGAAGGTAGGCTTTACTACTTTTTATTTGTGAAGGCTCTGAAGCAGACCAATAAGAAAATACAAGACAATGAATAAAATCTACGTATGTTAGAATCATGTAACCAAAGTAACAAATACATATAATATCCCCATGACAATTTATAAATGTGTCACAATCTCATGTACTAAATTCATTTTTCAAGACTGCATGATAACATGGATTGTATAGTTTTGTGtaataataaagcattatttGCCATTAAAAGACAAATGAGTTAATGCACTTACAGGCAGCGCAGTGTTGGCTTTAGTATACTTACTTCAACCAACCAAATTACAGTAACACAGATGAATATAAACAGGATTAAGCAAGTGACCACTGCTCTACAAGGTAAAAACTCCAATAACATTTTCCCTTTCTTTATCCAGACTACAAATAGCTCTTCTGGACAAGATGAACACCACCATCGATGACTCTTCCATGTTAAGTTTAGAGGGCTTCGTTGTGTCTCCTGAAGCTGCTCATCCTCTTTTTCTGTTAACATTGGCAGTATATCTGGTTGTTTTTATTGGCAATGTTACAGtattttctgttattgtttttcaaaagaatCTACACAAGCCAATGTATCTCATGATATGTAATATGTCTGTTTGTGATTTGATTGGAAGTACAGCGGTAATGCCTAGATTAATGGCAGACTTCCTCACAGAGGTTAGATATATCTCACATGCAGCTTGTGTCGTTCAGGCTTTCTGTGTTCATTTCTACGGTTCAGCAGCTCAACTGATATTGACTGTAATGGCTTATGACAGATACATTGCAATTTGTGACCCATTAAGTTACAACAGCATAATGACAACTAGTACTTTGGTGAAGCTCTGCTCCCTTGCCTGGGGAGGggcattcattttaataataatcctCTTGTCTCTTACTCTTAGGCTTCCAAGATGCAGATCACGTATAGTGGAGGCTAGTTGTAGCAATGCAGCTTTATTTCTTTTATCCTGTGCTGACACGACTGTAAATAACATTTATGGTTTATGTATTACAGTTTTTATAAGCGGTTTGTCTTTTTTGGTTATTGTCTGGACGTATATTAGAATACTAATTACATGTTTATATAAAAGGCAAAGCAGTAGTAAAAGCAAAGCCATTCATACATGTGCTACTCACTTAACTATCTATATTATTTTTGAATTAAGTAGTTTATTCACCTTCATTATGCAgcgatttcaaaatgtcagcccAAATGCACGGAAAATCACCTGGGCGTTAGTTACGATCTTTCCACCGTGTGTTAATCCTATCATTTATGGAATTTATACAAAGGAAATTCggaataatgttttaaaatgttttaaaaatacaatactacCAAATCAATGATGCTGGTGGTGCATTATGCAACGTTCAATTTAACTCTATATTTAATTTACATGAGTACACCAGTTTAATGAATAATACATATATACTAACATGATTATTTCATGTCttaaaatctatataataaaGCAAACAGGGAAGAAACACTGGGATATATAATATTAACTATCAGATTCTGTATCAATAGATgtctttattatattattttcctGTATTATTGTACATTTATGATGACAATAAAGAATGTGGCAATCAAAATGAAATGAGTTGTGTTTGTGTAAACCCAAACCGTCATTCTTCCACAACATTGATGTGATGATTTTTCTTGTTTATCTTCAattcagtttgtgttttacaGGCACAAAGGTTTGCAGTGCTAACCTGGATTTGTGTTCTCCACAGCATAGTTACCCCATGCCCATGTGCAACATGCCTCACAAATAGGGTACAATTGAACAAAATGGGGATCCCAGATAAAGAGTCGTGTAAAAAAAAGCTGAGCTTCAACCCGTCAGACACGTTACCATAATACAAACTGTGTATTCATGAGGTGAAAAAAAAGGTAACGAAACTGTAAAAATGCTCGAGATGACATCTGTTACATATGACATAGTATAATGTATATCACAGCAAATGTATTCCAAGCATAGATTCAGAGTGAATGGCTCATGGAACCCCAATGGAATATCATTAAACATGGACAACAAGCAATTACAGTGTAATGAATCCTAACAGCAACAGCCAATGTATTAAATGCACCTGGAGATTCACTGATTGGCTACAATTAATTCTCTAAAGATGTCCAGAGTCTAACAGTGCCTCAGATAAATATGTAATTGCATCATTAAGTTAACAACACTCAAGACACAGTTTCAAAAGAACTAAACAATGAGTTGAAGACGTGAGCTCtggagaacaaaaacaaagcctgTTCATAAGGGAGTTGTGGGAAAACAGATACGACACTAGTGCtgtaaacattgtttttgtttgattgataTTAAGTGCCAATACTGCTGTTGAAGGATAGAAAATGTAGTTATTAGCTACAGAGTACATGGATATGGCATCTAATGAGAAATTATAATATATTGTAAGCAGTATCCAATCCACCGCACAGAAGCCCTGCAGCTGTTCCATCATTAGATTTCTTGTAGGGCAACACAAAACTTTTGTTGCGACACAACACTACCAGTCATCATGTGTTGAGGCAGTACTGATCCGAATTCTGAATGTCATTTTATCACACTGCATTTCACTCGATATCAGAAAACCACACACCCCAAGGCACCCATGATGTTCTCCATCATTGTTGTATAATTTCTCCATGGATTTAAACACTggttcaacaacaaaaaagaaacttgtaatttaaatgggtaattttaaatgaaattatgatttaatttattattccACTTCATTTTTAGATTCTATTTTTTCCTGGCAATTAATGTGTTTGAATGGATAGCTGTGATTGCTCAGTCCCTTACCTACATATTTGCCAAAAAtacaatcctatttatttcgcaTCCCTCCATCGCCTGAAGTGTATAAAATTTTCATATCAAAAGTATAGATTATAAGAACAATTCTATAAATGTTAGTTTAGAGTTATTTAGGTTGATTAGTACtcttataaaaatatttaattgacgtgttacaagaTCAAGGTTTTACtatgaacaaacacacacacgctagacacaaggaatgtttaatcaatagtattattttattaagtacacaaatattaaacagaaatcacagAAGTCAGGAAGTCACTCTTGTTTTCCTAAAAGACAAGTCAAAGCTCTCACCCTGCGTTAAAGCAGCTAGCAGGCCAGTGAAATATGACACTGCTTCTACTCACACACACAGCCTTAACTGAAATGGTGAAAAGAATCTTAGACTAGATCACACTAAGCTTACTAATAGTATATTGTTTAACGAGATAGCaagtttactttaaaataaacttcatacaaCAATGAGATAGATTACTTAGTtaacttcatcaagtttcactaaaaagttatttcacacaaagtgtacaaaccaaacaattaatagttcaattctatgtgaatgtgttacaattcattaatttagttccatgagtGGAAAATGCAGCTAGAATTATGCTCAACGATTCCTTGTAATGGTTCCTCTTTAGACTCTTGGTCGGCTGTTTTGGAACTCAATCTATTGAAGTGTCCAGTAAAAAGgctcctctcagcaacaaagtgTTCAACCCCCGATAGGattaacaaacagctgcaacaaagtttTCAATCCACATAGGATCaacaacagcgcccgtccgctctgtcctttGGATACTGTGGCTTAGGGCAGCAGACTCAGACTTGTGTGTCTGATAAAAGTCTGTAAGTTTTATGTCAGTCCTCCCGCCAGGCCTCGGTCTCTTTGCCTTTGGTCGTTTACTTGCATGCAGCTTGCCTCCTCTTTTtgggtcctgtgtgtgtgtgtggtaatgCAAgcttggcagggacagggttaattctgtccctgccaataATCACAGATGGCAATTCCCCAACAAGGTAAGGAGTCCTAATTGGAAAATGGCCACCtttataaaaaggaagcaaaatcctttgtttgttggaggtgTTTGGGAGTTGGTGTTGTAATTTTGACAAACggtgtagtgaaggcgaatgcccagcctacatgtggttattattttgtttaaacattttattttggccctcaggccatgtttttgtttaataacgTGTGCAACGGCACATGAAAAATTCCAGCTTTCTGTCTGTGGGTCTAATTCCCGACGGTAACCAGCCTCGGCCGTGATGCCACCCTGTCACAGCAAGAAAAGAAACTGAATTTTCTAATTTGGTAATTCACAAAGGAGTAAAATAACAAGGGAACACTATTGAGGATCGATACCATCTGAGAATACATTGCAAAAATGTGAACCAATGTTGTAAATAGCTCAACTCTAAGCTACCAAAGAGTACATCTCAAAGATCGGATAGCGATCAATACTATTgacactagaaccgccgagatttcaGACTACATAAAACCGCcacacccgcaaaatgtgcggctccattttaaaacggcttcgatatgaaaatgaaaaacaaacaaacaatctgaTACAACAtaatttttattgtattacttgtattgtaacgcttgaaatgtttttgcttacgattgtaagtcgccctcgataagggtgtctgctaagaaataaataataataataataataatcatacataagattcagaacagaaacactgtatttacattgaaaattaaacttaattttttcaaaaagcacatacatgaaaaactgtaataaaataaactttgagCAATAAACTTGTGTAAATGGGTGTaaaaagctgtatgcacatataaaattataaaacaaataactaactataaaaatagcataaaacaacaacaaaaaaaacaacttatgaaACGTTAAAACGCTTTGAGTGaaaaaggctctgtctgtctgttcagagttctattacagctttccaAGTGTGTTTTCTAcgcagaaaacacacttttcaactgtaccagtgcatttgccagactgccttttcacaatgggCGCAAACATCAAAAGTTCTCTTTTTATTGCACTTAGCAACCttacctggcattgtcttttattctgtgtgccagtgggcgcagcgctggctgaaggttgaggggcatttgccagccggcttttgTGTCTTTTATCAAAATGTTTGTCGTATCTCCAGGGCTAGTTGCAAAATGAAGTctctccgagtgattgtgttgccggtgcactccttgtacaaaaccaaagcgctgatggctgccaggtccaaaacattataaaaaacagctacaggccacctgcgagtaccacctttggcagaatacagccgtgccattttaTCCAGTATATCGACACTgtacttcgttgcgttgtaaaatgcaacaggcTCTGGCTTTagtttagcatcagtcccaatggtcactgatctgtgcagagcttagaatacacacatttttattttaatttttttgtaccgtcacactcagggtggcacagacATTCTGCCTAATAAAAATATATGATGTTGTGGgttgcgggtctggcggttgaaaaagtaagtgcttataacgtattcatttttatgatgctgcagctgaaacaccgtatgggtatttaattcaaatatttagtaacgcTTAAGGACGGACATGCACAAGATATTAAcatacgcggagatatttaaatttgaattgcaaaagccgttcaaaaaacAGCTATAGCGGTCTAGTGTTAAACCTTTTGCATTTGGCCTTGTTCCTAGCTTAACCACTAGAGGGAAAAACATCATTTGATTCAAATAATAAATCACACATGAGAACCACTGTTAAAACAATAAGAAACACCAGGGGTGTGATATACACCCTTATGGATTAAAAGTCATCACTTCATTTCCACAGAGTGCATAAGTTACATAttgcaaattaattttaaaacatatagaCAGATACTCTATAGGTCTGAGGCTGGTGATAAGCCATTTGTCTTTTTTCAGTAGTTCTtgcagaggagagtgatagacCATTTGAGTATAAATGACTACTGTGGTCTTCCATTTGATGCAATGTTACATgttcacaaaaacaacaaaccagtCCCATATCACATAATCAACTCCCAATGGAACAATAATCAGATAATCACTAAAATACCAACTAAGCTATTCTAGTTACCTTTGCCCCATTCCCAAATTGATGCATTCCTCATCCAGAAAATGTACTGTCATGCTTTTGTGGGTGTGgacacaataaaaaacaaagtggGTTCTGAAAAGGCAGTAAGTGAATCATACAAACTTGGAGAACACGCAAGAAGCACTTCTCAGGTCATTAGGGTTGGGTGTATTGATTTCATGGTACCAGGCAGATGATCTGTACAATACAATTacactttattaaatatttttatcaATGGAATTTTTCAGCTCAGGGTTGCAAATTTGAAAATTGGTGcataactgttttgaaagtttagcaccagagagtcTACTGGTAATAAATTATCAAACCCTGCCAtaataaaatccccccccccaaacttATTCTGAAATGCAAACGTATACAATAACTGCCTGGCACTGAATTCTTTGCTGCTGGTGTCTACCTTTTGCGGCCACACTATGTGAACCTATCTGCTTTAAAACCAGTGCAGGAATCAGTTTAAGTGAGGACTCCCTCCATCTAGTGAACTAAGTATTTGATCtgtttaagatatatatatatatatatatatatatatatatatatatatatatatatatatgtgtgtgtatatatatatatatatatatatatatatatatatatatatatatatatatatatatatatatatggatattattttgtacgcCGCCGCTGGGATACTGAACAACTGGCTACCAAACCACGCATGGAATAGAGGTAAACGTTTGTATTCATTAACAACAAAACTAGGGAGTGATAAAAAtcagggaggaaaaaaaaataaaaacaatcagcGAAACCAGGTTTTGTTTCGTACCTGGCCAGCCCACTCCCACAGTCGCCGATGGcaaatgcacattaaaaaataGATCGCAGAGACTAATTTTGGTCGCACCTGGCAACCTACAGCTCGCAAATTTCAGCACTTTGTCTGATACTACACTGCTTCAAGAAGGTAAGCGCCGAGGTGCAATCATCTACAATATCAGTGAGGTTTCTAATATCGTCATTTTTCTCTGACTCgcacataattatttttttttaaatattgaaaacaatgaattagtgaagggcccttATACAGTGAAGTACAACTGTGAATTAACTGCAATTGTGAATTATTTTCCACATCAGCTATTCCCTATGTAATTTGGTAGAAAGTGTCTTAGGTGAACTGAAATATGAAGCAATTCATAAGACACTCCCATGTGGAATTACTACAGGTTTACGTACCAGGATTCCATGGCAATGCTGCAATGGGAGTGGATATACTGCCTTTTTAAAGGTGGGATCTGGTGAAGGAGACTAGAATTTGTGAATCTCAGAAGGAACTTCAAGAcctgtgtacagtatatgcattttaaaaccaggtgagacattttataatattataGAGGAGGTCATATTTCTGTGTATTGAGGCAGTGATGACTAAGCTTTTAAACATATTCTTACCTCTCATTATCTTACCAATCTTCTCTTAATGTTTTGATGTTGATATCTGTGTTTTCCAGACTATTTACACTTTGATTGAGATTCAAGTCTGTTTATCTGCCATAATGCTGACTATTCAGTGTTATGATTTTCTCTCCCCATTCATTTACTGTGTTATAGGAACGAGGTCTCTACCTGACCCCTTTTCTATAAGCAGCATAGAACACGGGTTTAATGCTTAGATAGAATCTAATTATTTGTAATGCAGAAAGTTAACATAGCATGGTGGTAGGAGAAAATGACTTCAGAGTCAAAGTTATAAAAAGCCTTGGCTATAGAAAAAGTAGATATTGATTTAATATAATGAAGGAAGTGTATGTGATTTGCTGTATTAGGTGATGTGTACATATTGTCATCCTGTAAATGAGACTTTAGTCTAAAAAATGTTTCTACAAAGAACAAATCAATACAAGTTTTTATTCATAGGAGATGTTATTACTCTAATAGTAATActtattaatgttaaaaaaagacgACAAAAGGAAACACCGAGGCATAGTAGAATAGGTTTATGTTACGTTACTGCCTCTTAAAAATCATAGCATGACATATCTGGTTTCAATGATTTTGCATGCTTACTATTCAGTTAAATCTCTGTGTATGAAGGAAACTGAGTGTGTACATTTATGCTCAGGTAAAGGTCAATACACTGTAATAAAGTGTTTACTatagtctttaatgaactc from the Acipenser ruthenus chromosome 9, fAciRut3.2 maternal haplotype, whole genome shotgun sequence genome contains:
- the LOC117405575 gene encoding olfactory receptor 4B13-like, whose amino-acid sequence is MNTTIDDSSMLSLEGFVVSPEAAHPLFLLTLAVYLVVFIGNVTVFSVIVFQKNLHKPMYLMICNMSVCDLIGSTAVMPRLMADFLTEVRYISHAACVVQAFCVHFYGSAAQLILTVMAYDRYIAICDPLSYNSIMTTSTLVKLCSLAWGGAFILIIILLSLTLRLPRCRSRIVEASCSNAALFLLSCADTTVNNIYGLCITVFISGLSFLVIVWTYIRILITCLYKRQSSSKSKAIHTCATHLTIYIIFELSSLFTFIMQRFQNVSPNARKITWALVTIFPPCVNPIIYGIYTKEIRNNVLKCFKNTILPNQ